A single region of the Brachypodium distachyon strain Bd21 chromosome 3, Brachypodium_distachyon_v3.0, whole genome shotgun sequence genome encodes:
- the LOC100835247 gene encoding uncharacterized protein LOC100835247, giving the protein MPGAIAACFRCAPAAAAAAAPLASASASSAAGPSLATSVYETHLGLVALSWSRTSLGLSLRAVLRLSCPPTPGSSPAASSSAAAVCFGDDPDEETLAFRVRPWLLWRRRGSRRFAAGGDRRVDLAWDLTRARFPASGSPEPSSGFFVAVVVDGQMVLAAGDLPDAAYRKTRARRPPPGPRSVLLSRREHVAMRDAGEGRGHRTWVNVRGREREISMDLVSRSRGKDSVSREKERADVGLSVSIDGERVLHVRRLRWKFRGSERVDLGGGDRVQVSWDLHNWLFPQREPPPTTADTAAQAHAVFVFRFEVGGGDGGEAEEGKDLLDKDSSSRNKGMWRGYFERWGRRDWSETGSNGERKKKGRGRRLAMASSSSSASVASSTASWASSSTVMDWASPEEAEMQRGDGFSLLIYAWKS; this is encoded by the coding sequence atgCCGGGCGCGATCGCGGCTTGCTTCCGCTgcgcgccggcagcggcggcggccgctgctccGCTCGCGTCCGCGTCCGCGTCCTCCGCGGCGGGGCCCAGCCTGGCGACCTCCGTCTACGAGACCCACCTCGGCCTCGTCGCGCTCTCCTGGTCCCGCACCTCGCTCGGCCTCTCGCTCCGCGCCGTCCTCCGCCTCTCGTGCCCGCCCACCCCGGGCTcctcgcccgccgcctcctccagcgccgccgctgtctGCTTCGGCGACGACCCGGACGAAGAGACCCTCGCCTTCCGCGTCCGCCCCTGGCTCCtctggcggcgccgcgggtCCAGGCGGTTCGCCGCGGGCGGCGACCGCCGCGTCGACCTCGCGTGGGACCTTACCCGTGCCCGCTTCCCGGCCTCCGGGTCCCCGGAGCCCTCCTCCGGGTtcttcgtcgccgtcgtggTCGACGGCCAGATGGTCCTAGCCGCGGGGGATTTGCCCGACGCGGCGTACCGCAAGACCCGGGctcggaggccgccgccgggcccgCGCTCTGTGCTCCTCTCCCGGCGCGAGCACGTCGCCATGCGCGACGCCGGAGAGGGCCGCGGCCACAGGACCTGGGTCAACGTCCGGGGCAGGGAGCGGGAGATCTCCATGGATCTCGTGTCCCGCAGCCGCGGCAAGGACAGCGTCAGCAGGGAGAAGGAACGGGCGGACGTGGGGTTGTCCGTCTCCATCGACGGCGAGCGCGTGCTCCACGTGCGCCGGCTCCGCTGGAAGTTCCGCGGCAGCGAGCGGGtcgacctcggcggcggcgaccgggTCCAGGTCTCCTGGGACCTCCACAACTGGCTCTTCCCCCAGCGCGAGCCGCCGCCAACAACCGCGGACACAGCTGCACAAGCGCACGCGGTGTTCGTCTTCCGTTTCGAggtcggcggtggcgacggcggcgaagcgGAAGAGGGGAAGGATCTCCTCGACAAGGACTCGTCGAGCAGAAACAAGGGCATGTGGAGAGGCTACTTCGAGCGGTGGGGCCGAAGGGACTGGAGCGAGACCGGCAGCAacggggagaggaagaagaaggggagagggcGGAGGCTGGCCATGGcgagctcgtcgtcgtcagCGTCCGTGGCCTCGTCGACGGCGTCGTGGGCAAGCAGCTCGACGGTGATGGACTGGGCCAGCCCCGAGGAGGCCGAGATGCAGCGGGGCGACGGCTTCTCGCTGCTGATCTACGCTTGGAAGAGctag
- the LOC100835555 gene encoding DCN1-like protein 3 isoform X2, protein MRRSSKKSSSSAPAGQTKAVSKEVERIDQLFYTYADSSSGMVDPEGIETLCSHLEVPHTDVRILMLAWKMGCEKQGYITLDEWRSGLKTLRADSISKLKKAFPEMVQEVTRPSNFQDFYPFAFRYCLTEDKKKCIEIPVACELLNLVLSLQFRPQVDKLMDYLKYQNDYKVINMDQWMGFLRFCNEIIFPSLDNYDPDQAWPLILDNFVEWLRANKN, encoded by the exons ATGAGGCGCTCCTCCAAGAAGTCGTCATCGTCCGCCCCGGCCG GTCAAACTAAAGCGGTTTCCAAGGAAGTAGAACGGATTGACCAACTTTTCTATACTTATGCTGATAGCTCATCTGGCATGGTGGA CCCAGAAGGCATTGAAACACTCTGCTCTCATCTTGAAGTTCCACATACCGACGTTCGGATTCTGATGCTAGCATG GAAAATGGGCTGTGAAAAGCAAGGTTACATTACTTTG GATGAATGGAGATCTGGGCTGAAAACTTTGCGAGCTGATAGTATCAGCAAATTGAAGAAAGCGTTTCCTGAAATGGTCCAAGAA GTTACAAGGCCCTCTAATTTCCAGGACTTCTATCCGTTTGCATTTCGTTATTGCCTAACAG aggacaagaagaagtgTATAGAAATACCAGTTGCTTGTGAGTTGCTGAATCTAGTATTGAGCTTGCAGTTCCGCCCCCAGGTCGACAAACTTATGGATTACCTCAAG TACCAAAATGACTACAAGGTTATAAACATGGACCAGTGGATGGGATTTCTTCGGTTCTGCAATGAG ataatCTTCCCATCACTTGACAATTATGATCCAGACCAAGCATGGCCTTTAATTTTAGATAACTTTGTTGAATGGCTACGAGCAAATAAAAATTAG
- the LOC100836171 gene encoding protein ENHANCED DISEASE RESISTANCE 2 isoform X1, protein MATTAQPSTPPPPAAEPGEVIEVESSEAGSPDAGSRSSSSGSGSGRSTSEYSGWVYHLGVNSIGHEYCHLRFLVIRGKCVAMYKRDPHDNPGLEPIRKGVVSHTLMVEELGRQKVNQGDVYVLRLYNRLDQTKKGEIACATSGEARKWIEAFEQAKQQADYDLAKGIKWNRLQNDNEFNLDGHRPRVRRYAQGLGKLVRIGKGPEMLLRQSSDLQSRERVNTNFGGDTGDALEAHEWRFVRTLNGIRIFEDIANSKVKKFFCFARVERVYFLSLLALLVQILTQCLKWFSVLISISDTSKQAVDLYLTINMWDMLIADLELVETIDGYYDVVYGTYEPKYLNWWKSKKDFVFSRQWFRAQDGAYNILQSPVSHKKKPPQHGYERTHINPTTWEIRRLDTSGSSTPKCVVTRMVEISLSFWDRWKRRTSSQFDRSIPFALLSQVAGLREYFAANPALTSDLPSTVVKPKASEPLIIQSELEDSEPNDEFYDALVRGESFEDEDSDDDDDDDGVTTPTAGKVKLKNVSWAIAGFAMKRSKASLERSELVTNSIPITFDPSHFHGTIRRAKSEDDPNSWSVPGGEKFMIRGKTYLTDNTKIAGGDPLLKLIAVDWFKVNDRFDSVALHPKSLVQSEAAKKIPFILVINLQVPAKPNYNLVMYYAAEKPVNKESLLGRFIDGTDAFRDARFKLIPSIVEGYWMVKRAVGTRACLLGKAVTCNYLRQDNFLEIDVDIGSSSVARSIIGLVLGYVTSIVVDLAILIEAKEEKDLPEYILGSVRLNRINPESAVAI, encoded by the exons ATGGCCACGACCGCGCAGCCGTCtacgccgcctccgccggcggcggagcccggTGAGGTGATCGAGGTGGAGAGCTCGGAGGCGGGCTCGCCAGATGCCGGcagccggagcagcagcagcggcagcgggagCGGGCGGAGCACGTCGGAGTACTCCGGGTGGGTTTACCACCTCGGCGTCAACTCCATCGGCCACGAGTACTGCCACCTCCGCTTCCTCGTCATCCGCGGCAAGTGCGTCGCCATGTACAAGCGCGACCCGCACGACAACCCGGGGCTC GAACCTATCCGAAAAGGTGTTGTTAGTCACACTCTTATGGTGGAGGAGCTTGGTCGCCAGAAGGTTAACCAAGGG GATGTTTATGTCTTGAGGTTGTACAATAGGTTGGATCAAACGAAGAAAGGCGAG ATTGCATGTGCAACTTCTGGTGAAGCTCGGAAATGGATAGAAGCATTTGAGCAGGCCAAACAACAG GCTGACTATGACCTCGCAAAAGGGATTAAATGGAACAGACTGCAGAATGACAATGA GTTTAATCTTGATGGGCATCGACCCCGGGTAAGGAGATATGCACAAGGCTTGGGGAAACTTGTACGCATCGGCAAAG GGCCAGAAATGCTCCTTCGGCAGTCCTCAGATCTTCAGAGCCGTGAAAGGGTTAACACAAACTTTGGAGGTGATACTGGAGATGCACTTGAAGCCCATGAATGGAGATTTGTTAGAACATTAAATG GGATAAGAATTTTTGAAGATATTGCAAACTCAAAGGTGAAGAAGTTCTTTTGCTTTGCAAG GGTGGAAAGGGTATACTTCTTAAGTCTGTTGGCGTTGTTGGTGCAAATCCTGACACAGTGTTTGAAATGGTTCTCAGTCTTGATAAGCATAAGCGATACGAGTAAGCAAGCAGTTGATTTGTACTTGACAATAAATAT GTGGGATATGTTGATTGCTGATTTGGAATTGGTGGAGACAATTGATGGGTACTACGATGTGGTTTACGGGACCTATGAGCCGAAATATTTAAATTG GTGGAAATCAAAGAAGGATTTTGTGTTTTCTAGACAATGGTTTCGTGCACAAGATGGGGCATATA ATATTTTGCAGAGTCCTGTCAGTCACAAGAAAAAACCTCCACAGCATGGCTATGAGCGTACACATATCAACC CCACAACATGGGAAATAAGGAGGTTGGACACGTCAGGATCATCAACTCCAAAGTGCGTTGTTACTCGTATGGTGGAGATCTCTCTCAGTTTTTGGGATAGATGGAAGAGAAGGACCTCCTCACAGTTCGATAGAAGTATCCCTTTTGCTTTGCTCAGCCAAGTAGCAG GTCTAAGAGAATACTTTGCAGCAAATCCAGCCTTGACATCTGATTTGCCCTCAACAGTAGTGAAGCCAAAAGCATCTGAACCTTTGATCATCCAGAGTGAACTTGAAGATTCTGAGCCTAATGATGAGTTCTATGATGCACTTGTTAGAGGAGAATCCTTTGAAGACGAGGatagtgatgatgatgatgatgatgatggtgttACAACCCCTACG GCTGGAAAGGTGAAGTTGAAGAACGTATCATGGGCTATTGCAGGTTTTGCTATGAAGCGAAGTAAAG CTTCTCTTGAGAGGAGTGAGTTGGTTACAAATTCTATTCCCATAACTTTTGATCCAAGCCATTTCCATGGCACCATTCGACGAGCAAAAAGTGAAGATGACCCAAACTCTTGGAGTGTACCTGGTGGAGAGAAGTTTATGATAAGAGGGAAGACTTACTTGACAGATAATACCAAG ATTGCTGGAGGAGATCCTCTTCTAAAGCTTATTGCAGTTGATTGGTTCAAGGTTAATGATCGCTTtgactcagttgctttgcaccCTAAAAGCCTTGTTCAG TCTGAAGCTGCAAAGAAGATTCCCTTCATACTGGTTATAAACTTGCAG GTTCCAGCTAAACCAAACTATAACTTGGTTATGTACTACGCGGCAGAGAAGCCAGTGAACAAAGAATCTCTGTTGGGAAGATTCATTGATGGAACTGATGCATTCCGAGATGCCAGATTTAAACTTATACCAAGTATTGTTGAG GGTTATTGGATGGTAAAGCGTGCAGTTGGGACGAGAGCTTGTCTTCTGGGCAAAGCAGTAACATGCAACTATCTCCGGCAGGATAACTTTCTGGAG ATAGATGTTGACATTGGTTCCTCATCTGTTGCACGGAGCATTATTGGTCTTGTCCTGGGATATGTGACGAGCATTGTCGTTGATCTTGCTATTCTAATTGAG GCAAAGGAAGAGAAAGATCTGCCCGAGTATATTCTTGGCAGTGTTCGCCTAAACCGTATAAATCCTGAGTCTGCTGTAGCAATCTAa
- the LOC100836171 gene encoding protein ENHANCED DISEASE RESISTANCE 2 isoform X3, producing the protein MATTAQPSTPPPPAAEPGEVIEVESSEAGSPDAGSRSSSSGSGSGRSTSEYSGWVYHLGVNSIGHEYCHLRFLVIRGKCVAMYKRDPHDNPGLEPIRKGVVSHTLMVEELGRQKVNQGDVYVLRLYNRLDQTKKGEIACATSGEARKWIEAFEQAKQQADYDLAKGIKWNRLQNDNEFNLDGHRPRVRRYAQGLGKLVRIGKGPEMLLRQSSDLQSRERVNTNFGGDTGDALEAHEWRFVRTLNGIRIFEDIANSKVKKFFCFARWDMLIADLELVETIDGYYDVVYGTYEPKYLNWWKSKKDFVFSRQWFRAQDGAYNILQSPVSHKKKPPQHGYERTHINPTTWEIRRLDTSGSSTPKCVVTRMVEISLSFWDRWKRRTSSQFDRSIPFALLSQVAGLREYFAANPALTSDLPSTVVKPKASEPLIIQSELEDSEPNDEFYDALVRGESFEDEDSDDDDDDDGVTTPTAGKVKLKNVSWAIAGFAMKRSKASLERSELVTNSIPITFDPSHFHGTIRRAKSEDDPNSWSVPGGEKFMIRGKTYLTDNTKIAGGDPLLKLIAVDWFKVNDRFDSVALHPKSLVQSEAAKKIPFILVINLQVPAKPNYNLVMYYAAEKPVNKESLLGRFIDGTDAFRDARFKLIPSIVEGYWMVKRAVGTRACLLGKAVTCNYLRQDNFLEIDVDIGSSSVARSIIGLVLGYVTSIVVDLAILIEAKEEKDLPEYILGSVRLNRINPESAVAI; encoded by the exons ATGGCCACGACCGCGCAGCCGTCtacgccgcctccgccggcggcggagcccggTGAGGTGATCGAGGTGGAGAGCTCGGAGGCGGGCTCGCCAGATGCCGGcagccggagcagcagcagcggcagcgggagCGGGCGGAGCACGTCGGAGTACTCCGGGTGGGTTTACCACCTCGGCGTCAACTCCATCGGCCACGAGTACTGCCACCTCCGCTTCCTCGTCATCCGCGGCAAGTGCGTCGCCATGTACAAGCGCGACCCGCACGACAACCCGGGGCTC GAACCTATCCGAAAAGGTGTTGTTAGTCACACTCTTATGGTGGAGGAGCTTGGTCGCCAGAAGGTTAACCAAGGG GATGTTTATGTCTTGAGGTTGTACAATAGGTTGGATCAAACGAAGAAAGGCGAG ATTGCATGTGCAACTTCTGGTGAAGCTCGGAAATGGATAGAAGCATTTGAGCAGGCCAAACAACAG GCTGACTATGACCTCGCAAAAGGGATTAAATGGAACAGACTGCAGAATGACAATGA GTTTAATCTTGATGGGCATCGACCCCGGGTAAGGAGATATGCACAAGGCTTGGGGAAACTTGTACGCATCGGCAAAG GGCCAGAAATGCTCCTTCGGCAGTCCTCAGATCTTCAGAGCCGTGAAAGGGTTAACACAAACTTTGGAGGTGATACTGGAGATGCACTTGAAGCCCATGAATGGAGATTTGTTAGAACATTAAATG GGATAAGAATTTTTGAAGATATTGCAAACTCAAAGGTGAAGAAGTTCTTTTGCTTTGCAAG GTGGGATATGTTGATTGCTGATTTGGAATTGGTGGAGACAATTGATGGGTACTACGATGTGGTTTACGGGACCTATGAGCCGAAATATTTAAATTG GTGGAAATCAAAGAAGGATTTTGTGTTTTCTAGACAATGGTTTCGTGCACAAGATGGGGCATATA ATATTTTGCAGAGTCCTGTCAGTCACAAGAAAAAACCTCCACAGCATGGCTATGAGCGTACACATATCAACC CCACAACATGGGAAATAAGGAGGTTGGACACGTCAGGATCATCAACTCCAAAGTGCGTTGTTACTCGTATGGTGGAGATCTCTCTCAGTTTTTGGGATAGATGGAAGAGAAGGACCTCCTCACAGTTCGATAGAAGTATCCCTTTTGCTTTGCTCAGCCAAGTAGCAG GTCTAAGAGAATACTTTGCAGCAAATCCAGCCTTGACATCTGATTTGCCCTCAACAGTAGTGAAGCCAAAAGCATCTGAACCTTTGATCATCCAGAGTGAACTTGAAGATTCTGAGCCTAATGATGAGTTCTATGATGCACTTGTTAGAGGAGAATCCTTTGAAGACGAGGatagtgatgatgatgatgatgatgatggtgttACAACCCCTACG GCTGGAAAGGTGAAGTTGAAGAACGTATCATGGGCTATTGCAGGTTTTGCTATGAAGCGAAGTAAAG CTTCTCTTGAGAGGAGTGAGTTGGTTACAAATTCTATTCCCATAACTTTTGATCCAAGCCATTTCCATGGCACCATTCGACGAGCAAAAAGTGAAGATGACCCAAACTCTTGGAGTGTACCTGGTGGAGAGAAGTTTATGATAAGAGGGAAGACTTACTTGACAGATAATACCAAG ATTGCTGGAGGAGATCCTCTTCTAAAGCTTATTGCAGTTGATTGGTTCAAGGTTAATGATCGCTTtgactcagttgctttgcaccCTAAAAGCCTTGTTCAG TCTGAAGCTGCAAAGAAGATTCCCTTCATACTGGTTATAAACTTGCAG GTTCCAGCTAAACCAAACTATAACTTGGTTATGTACTACGCGGCAGAGAAGCCAGTGAACAAAGAATCTCTGTTGGGAAGATTCATTGATGGAACTGATGCATTCCGAGATGCCAGATTTAAACTTATACCAAGTATTGTTGAG GGTTATTGGATGGTAAAGCGTGCAGTTGGGACGAGAGCTTGTCTTCTGGGCAAAGCAGTAACATGCAACTATCTCCGGCAGGATAACTTTCTGGAG ATAGATGTTGACATTGGTTCCTCATCTGTTGCACGGAGCATTATTGGTCTTGTCCTGGGATATGTGACGAGCATTGTCGTTGATCTTGCTATTCTAATTGAG GCAAAGGAAGAGAAAGATCTGCCCGAGTATATTCTTGGCAGTGTTCGCCTAAACCGTATAAATCCTGAGTCTGCTGTAGCAATCTAa
- the LOC100835864 gene encoding uncharacterized protein At2g39795, mitochondrial, with protein sequence MARRLLHLRHHLTTLPPRLLPSRQYMADMRRSAFLDRLLRSLRSEISSCRPEPAPPLPPSAAPFTVDDRPGEQWIRLRRAFSAAEGGGGEEEEVRVDATMVDGAVAPTRSGAVADGGGPPRMHISVHVEVSKTTRPDMALHFECSAWPEEMDVERVYPVRRGAPAPEQQYMGRQFRELDEEMQGAVRDYLEQRGVNDELAEFLHSYMENKEQTELVRWLRNVECYLKK encoded by the exons ATGGCCCGGCGGCTTCTCCACCTTCGGCACCACCTGACGACGctccctcctcgcctcctcccgtCGCGGCAGTACATGGCCGACATGCGGCGCTCCGCGTTCCTCGaccgcctcctccgctccctccgttccgagatctcctcctgccgccccgagcccgccccgccgctgccgccctccGCCGCTCCGTTCACCGTGGACGACCGCCCAGGCGAGCAGTGGATCCGCCTGCGCCGCGCGTTCTCTGCcgccgagggcggcggcggggaggaggaggaggtcaggGTGGATGCCACCATGGTCGACGGCGCCGTGGCGCCCACCCGCTCGGGCGCggtcgccgacggcggcgggcctCCCAGGATGCACATCAGCGTGCACGTCGAGGTCTCCAAGACCACCCGGCCTGACATGGCGCTTCACTTCGAGTGCTCGGCGTGGCCCGAGGAGATGGATGTGGAGAGGGTTTACCCCGTCCGCCGCGGCGCACCGGCGCCGGAACAACAGTACATGGGCCGTCAGTTCAG GGAGTTAGATGAGGAGATGCAAGGTGCGGTGCGAGATTACTTGGAGCAGAGAGGAGTGAATGATGAGCTTGCAGAATTCCTACACTCATACATGGAAAACAAGGAGCAGACAGAACTTGTCCGGTGGTTGAGGAATGTTGAGTGCTATCTCAAGAAATAG
- the LOC100835555 gene encoding DCN1-like protein 5 isoform X1, with product MRRSSKKSSSSAPAGEEQVNEKQNRKRKGVSTNLTSRKAQRGQTKAVSKEVERIDQLFYTYADSSSGMVDPEGIETLCSHLEVPHTDVRILMLAWKMGCEKQGYITLDEWRSGLKTLRADSISKLKKAFPEMVQEVTRPSNFQDFYPFAFRYCLTEDKKKCIEIPVACELLNLVLSLQFRPQVDKLMDYLKYQNDYKVINMDQWMGFLRFCNEIIFPSLDNYDPDQAWPLILDNFVEWLRANKN from the exons ATGAGGCGCTCCTCCAAGAAGTCGTCATCGTCCGCCCCGGCCG GTGAGGAACAAGtaaatgaaaaacaaaacagaaaaagaaaaggagtcAGTACAAACTTGACCAGCAGGAAAGCACAACGTG GTCAAACTAAAGCGGTTTCCAAGGAAGTAGAACGGATTGACCAACTTTTCTATACTTATGCTGATAGCTCATCTGGCATGGTGGA CCCAGAAGGCATTGAAACACTCTGCTCTCATCTTGAAGTTCCACATACCGACGTTCGGATTCTGATGCTAGCATG GAAAATGGGCTGTGAAAAGCAAGGTTACATTACTTTG GATGAATGGAGATCTGGGCTGAAAACTTTGCGAGCTGATAGTATCAGCAAATTGAAGAAAGCGTTTCCTGAAATGGTCCAAGAA GTTACAAGGCCCTCTAATTTCCAGGACTTCTATCCGTTTGCATTTCGTTATTGCCTAACAG aggacaagaagaagtgTATAGAAATACCAGTTGCTTGTGAGTTGCTGAATCTAGTATTGAGCTTGCAGTTCCGCCCCCAGGTCGACAAACTTATGGATTACCTCAAG TACCAAAATGACTACAAGGTTATAAACATGGACCAGTGGATGGGATTTCTTCGGTTCTGCAATGAG ataatCTTCCCATCACTTGACAATTATGATCCAGACCAAGCATGGCCTTTAATTTTAGATAACTTTGTTGAATGGCTACGAGCAAATAAAAATTAG
- the LOC100836171 gene encoding protein ENHANCED DISEASE RESISTANCE 2-like isoform X2 produces MATTAQPSTPPPPAAEPGEVIEVESSEAGSPDAGSRSSSSGSGSGRSTSEYSGWVYHLGVNSIGHEYCHLRFLVIRGKCVAMYKRDPHDNPGLEPIRKGVVSHTLMVEELGRQKVNQGDVYVLRLYNRLDQTKKGEIACATSGEARKWIEAFEQAKQQADYDLAKGIKWNRLQNDNEFNLDGHRPRVRRYAQGLGKLVRIGKGPEMLLRQSSDLQSRERVNTNFGGDTGDALEAHEWRFVRTLNGIRIFEDIANSKGGKGILLKSVGVVGANPDTVFEMVLSLDKHKRYEWDMLIADLELVETIDGYYDVVYGTYEPKYLNWWKSKKDFVFSRQWFRAQDGAYNILQSPVSHKKKPPQHGYERTHINPTTWEIRRLDTSGSSTPKCVVTRMVEISLSFWDRWKRRTSSQFDRSIPFALLSQVAGLREYFAANPALTSDLPSTVVKPKASEPLIIQSELEDSEPNDEFYDALVRGESFEDEDSDDDDDDDGVTTPTAGKVKLKNVSWAIAGFAMKRSKASLERSELVTNSIPITFDPSHFHGTIRRAKSEDDPNSWSVPGGEKFMIRGKTYLTDNTKIAGGDPLLKLIAVDWFKVNDRFDSVALHPKSLVQSEAAKKIPFILVINLQVPAKPNYNLVMYYAAEKPVNKESLLGRFIDGTDAFRDARFKLIPSIVEGYWMVKRAVGTRACLLGKAVTCNYLRQDNFLEIDVDIGSSSVARSIIGLVLGYVTSIVVDLAILIEAKEEKDLPEYILGSVRLNRINPESAVAI; encoded by the exons ATGGCCACGACCGCGCAGCCGTCtacgccgcctccgccggcggcggagcccggTGAGGTGATCGAGGTGGAGAGCTCGGAGGCGGGCTCGCCAGATGCCGGcagccggagcagcagcagcggcagcgggagCGGGCGGAGCACGTCGGAGTACTCCGGGTGGGTTTACCACCTCGGCGTCAACTCCATCGGCCACGAGTACTGCCACCTCCGCTTCCTCGTCATCCGCGGCAAGTGCGTCGCCATGTACAAGCGCGACCCGCACGACAACCCGGGGCTC GAACCTATCCGAAAAGGTGTTGTTAGTCACACTCTTATGGTGGAGGAGCTTGGTCGCCAGAAGGTTAACCAAGGG GATGTTTATGTCTTGAGGTTGTACAATAGGTTGGATCAAACGAAGAAAGGCGAG ATTGCATGTGCAACTTCTGGTGAAGCTCGGAAATGGATAGAAGCATTTGAGCAGGCCAAACAACAG GCTGACTATGACCTCGCAAAAGGGATTAAATGGAACAGACTGCAGAATGACAATGA GTTTAATCTTGATGGGCATCGACCCCGGGTAAGGAGATATGCACAAGGCTTGGGGAAACTTGTACGCATCGGCAAAG GGCCAGAAATGCTCCTTCGGCAGTCCTCAGATCTTCAGAGCCGTGAAAGGGTTAACACAAACTTTGGAGGTGATACTGGAGATGCACTTGAAGCCCATGAATGGAGATTTGTTAGAACATTAAATG GGATAAGAATTTTTGAAGATATTGCAAACTCAAAG GGTGGAAAGGGTATACTTCTTAAGTCTGTTGGCGTTGTTGGTGCAAATCCTGACACAGTGTTTGAAATGGTTCTCAGTCTTGATAAGCATAAGCGATACGA GTGGGATATGTTGATTGCTGATTTGGAATTGGTGGAGACAATTGATGGGTACTACGATGTGGTTTACGGGACCTATGAGCCGAAATATTTAAATTG GTGGAAATCAAAGAAGGATTTTGTGTTTTCTAGACAATGGTTTCGTGCACAAGATGGGGCATATA ATATTTTGCAGAGTCCTGTCAGTCACAAGAAAAAACCTCCACAGCATGGCTATGAGCGTACACATATCAACC CCACAACATGGGAAATAAGGAGGTTGGACACGTCAGGATCATCAACTCCAAAGTGCGTTGTTACTCGTATGGTGGAGATCTCTCTCAGTTTTTGGGATAGATGGAAGAGAAGGACCTCCTCACAGTTCGATAGAAGTATCCCTTTTGCTTTGCTCAGCCAAGTAGCAG GTCTAAGAGAATACTTTGCAGCAAATCCAGCCTTGACATCTGATTTGCCCTCAACAGTAGTGAAGCCAAAAGCATCTGAACCTTTGATCATCCAGAGTGAACTTGAAGATTCTGAGCCTAATGATGAGTTCTATGATGCACTTGTTAGAGGAGAATCCTTTGAAGACGAGGatagtgatgatgatgatgatgatgatggtgttACAACCCCTACG GCTGGAAAGGTGAAGTTGAAGAACGTATCATGGGCTATTGCAGGTTTTGCTATGAAGCGAAGTAAAG CTTCTCTTGAGAGGAGTGAGTTGGTTACAAATTCTATTCCCATAACTTTTGATCCAAGCCATTTCCATGGCACCATTCGACGAGCAAAAAGTGAAGATGACCCAAACTCTTGGAGTGTACCTGGTGGAGAGAAGTTTATGATAAGAGGGAAGACTTACTTGACAGATAATACCAAG ATTGCTGGAGGAGATCCTCTTCTAAAGCTTATTGCAGTTGATTGGTTCAAGGTTAATGATCGCTTtgactcagttgctttgcaccCTAAAAGCCTTGTTCAG TCTGAAGCTGCAAAGAAGATTCCCTTCATACTGGTTATAAACTTGCAG GTTCCAGCTAAACCAAACTATAACTTGGTTATGTACTACGCGGCAGAGAAGCCAGTGAACAAAGAATCTCTGTTGGGAAGATTCATTGATGGAACTGATGCATTCCGAGATGCCAGATTTAAACTTATACCAAGTATTGTTGAG GGTTATTGGATGGTAAAGCGTGCAGTTGGGACGAGAGCTTGTCTTCTGGGCAAAGCAGTAACATGCAACTATCTCCGGCAGGATAACTTTCTGGAG ATAGATGTTGACATTGGTTCCTCATCTGTTGCACGGAGCATTATTGGTCTTGTCCTGGGATATGTGACGAGCATTGTCGTTGATCTTGCTATTCTAATTGAG GCAAAGGAAGAGAAAGATCTGCCCGAGTATATTCTTGGCAGTGTTCGCCTAAACCGTATAAATCCTGAGTCTGCTGTAGCAATCTAa